The proteins below come from a single Jaculus jaculus isolate mJacJac1 chromosome X, mJacJac1.mat.Y.cur, whole genome shotgun sequence genomic window:
- the LOC123456579 gene encoding small integral membrane protein 10-like protein 2A, which produces MAAAASAALSAAAAAAAVSGLAVRLSRSAALRASYGAFCKGLTRTLLTFFDLAWRLRVNFPYFYMVASVMLNVRLQVRIE; this is translated from the coding sequence ATGGCGGCGGCGGCGTCGGCGGCCCTgtctgcggcggcggcggcggcggcggtgtcGGGCCTGGCGGTGCGCCTGTCGCGCTCGGCCGCGCTCCGCGCCTCCTACGGCGCCTTCTGCAAGGGGCTCACGCGCACGCTGCTCACCTTCTTCGACCTGGCCTGGCGGCTGCGCGTGAACTTCCCCTACTTCTACATGGTGGCCTCGGTGATGCTCAACGTCCGCCTGCAGGTGCGCATCGAGTGA